CGGCTAAGTAATAGTAGTTTACTAATATTAGGAAGCAAGACCAGAAAGGTATTGTCTTTTGCcttatttttcttgtttctcgAGCCGAATAGAGTAGTGGTAGTAGTAGTTTTGGGTTttgtattgtttttattttaaggAAGAAAACAAACGATGGacttctttctcttttcctcaAGAATTCATCTCATCTTTTTGGGGAGAATGGCCGCAGTAATAAGCTCCAATATTTTGTGCGTGGCGTTTTCCATGAAAATGAGCTAAACATCTTattctagtcaagaaacaacAAAGGATTTGATTCATCAAAAATTGTGAAATCgagttgattatttttatttcttttatttactggTATTTGTAAGTtctttgatttaatttattatggttattattttttttggatatCAAGGGCGCTcgatatttaatttaatctaattACCTAAAACTAGTTAGAGCagttaaattcataattatttaattgatttaaaTTAGTGGTGACTGGCataattgggtttgtgtcaggggggCATATGAGCTAACTTAAAATAACTCTCATAGCGTGTTATTTGGTTAAAACAGGTTTCTTTAATTTTTAAGGCAATTGGAAAATTGAACTCTATgatcgtacctagggttatttcttgactagagaAGTGATTAACGGTCATACCTTGATCACTAATACAGTAAGGAgaagttgactgtcatcgcGTGTTTGATAattataacttgtttatcagCGAATAAATGAAATTATCATTACATATATTATCAATTGAGTGAACCATTTTCGAAAATATTTCGTGGTTAGAGATTATCCataattgatttaattttgttaaattgtCATTtagtttatattttatttaatttatctgAGTTGTTTAATTATCCTCAATTATATATAAATTCCACGAACTTTGAGCTCTAGAAGAAATGAATTATctccaatccctgtggatttgaCCCTACTCACCCTATAtgcaaaatttgtatttttctcgaatagttatttattattgtacagagTCGACACCtgtcacatatagcacatagtaATTTGACCAAAATGAACCAAATAAAATACACAGTAAGGATGCCAATGAGTCAAGTCAAATTCAACTactaatatatttgagtttgaGCTTGAAGATATTTACCCTAATTCAAACTTGAAGTTGATGAATATTTATTTGGGAAAGGGAGCCAACATCGGTGCTCTTATATAAGGGCCATCTACACTTtatattaaaatataaatattacaCTATCCCCACATTTGGTAAATAGTAATCGCCTAACAAGGAAGGGGTTTTGGTGAGAAGACTTCTAAGAATAAAGCAACACGGTCCTattgaatttgatttaataGTCTTAGCAACTTACTATTCCATTATCTatgaatttttttgtgattaCACCTGACATATTTCTTAATTTCCATAAATCTCTTTGCTAGGCGCAAAGGCAACACTAGTAAATCATTGGCACCAAATGAATAAATTGGGAAATTTCATCACAATATTATGACATATTCAAAACTATTTCTTGATGATACAATAAGTAAAAAGTCAGTGAACTAGactaaaatatccaaaaaaaatgCGGTTTAGATGCAAATATTAACATAAAATAGACTGTTAAAATGCAATGCATTGTAACAGGAACATGATTTGCCTTGAATTAAATCCAATAATAAGACAAAAGTCCCTTGACCTTAACAGCTTGTCTTACTTTTAAAGCTATTCCTTAATTGGTGGTAGCACAGTCCTTTATCTTGGTTGAAGGTAGGAAAGACCATCCTGAACTGTTTCCTTAGTGCATTTTATTATTACATTTATAGCCAGATTGCAAATTAATGCCCTTAGGCATAAAAAAACTGTATGCTACTGGTGTTATGACTAGCTTCCATGAGAAACAAAGGAACTAATTTCAAACTGTTGAAACTTTaagaagaagaatggatgaATTTTACACTACGAATTTTTCAAGAGATGACTAATCAGAATCTGTGCTGCATATGTAAACGAAATCGTTGCAGTTGAAATCCCCTACTTTTTCAACTCtcaaaccaacaaaaaaaattcaagaattatGCTTCTGATGAGTTCTCTCTATTTCAGATACTTGAATCTTTTCCAGAGTCACCCGAAGGATCAGCAAAATGCTCTTCATGATCTGATTAGCTCGATCCAATACCTTCTTTTGTATCTCTTCCATCTCAGCCATAAGTTGTTCAAGTTCATGCAACTCCAAATCTTCAACATGGAGCAATTTTCTCAACAAGAGGCAATTGACTAGTCTCGAAACAATTGACTAGTGGCCtacattaaaaaagaaaaaaaacagtagttaaatatttaattttctagttttggATACTAAATTTATAGTAGTGAAATATTTATACTCCATATTGCTTATCTAACACATGATATACGGTAACAATAAAATTCTTTTCATCAGCTTACTGAAACCAGATAAGTTATGGGGTGTGGTGATCACATACAACAAGATGGGTGGACTTGTAAGATTAAAGCAACATGATCCTGTCGAATTTGATTTTaggaaaaaatgcacttttcatcctcaaaggttgggttgatgaccaatttcgtcctcaaaGTTTCACCAAGAatacatttcatcctcaaagttcctGAATTTTGGCAAATTAGGGACAATTGACAGAATAACACTCCATTTGGACGGAAATCTGCACGTAAGAAGCATGCCCCGTTAGAACCAACTTTGCACCCAACAAAAAACGGGTAAAACCTGTTCTTGCTTCATTTATGTCCTCTCCGCTCCTCTACTTGTTGTAGTCGTAAAAAAATTTCTAGCCACCCTCACCATTCTAAATCTAGTCATTTGCTGGCAAGAAGGTTGACATAAATGGTCGACATCCACTTATTTATGGGTTATAGATTACTTGGATTTGAGTATCTATACAAATGCATTAAATTAGCCCAgcccatttaatttaatttaaattttattttttacctatcaaaaaaatatataatagagGAAACCCTATTTGCAAAAatagaggaaagccataaaaagCTGGTAGGCTGTTGTTTCTTTATCTTGTATAGAAACTACCAAATGTTTATAACTTtaattttagggataattttagaaacctcagAGGAGGTTTTTGACTATTGCAGGTAGGTCCCCTCTAATTTAAAAGATTACACCTACCTTCTCTACCATTAGCATTTCAGTAACAATATAAACCCACTATACTAAATTTGTcctaaaaaccctaaaataccCCTTTGTTAGTTAGAAAGGGGGAAAACTCACTCATGAATTTCTTCCACATCGTGACTACTGCAATCGGCATAACTACCAACCTAACGAAGTCAATAAGCCACTTTAACTTAATCCTCATATTCTGATAATTTCGAAAGCCCAACTTTGCAGTTCTAAAGTTTCCTGTGCAAATCAATTATGACAATTAACATTTGCATTCAACCTAATCTTTATCTTCAAATTTTTTTGCCTGAATTTTGCATCTAAATTGACCAATGTCATTATTCAAACAATTAAAATGGATGCAACCTTGTTGATGCTAAAATAATCTAACCCACCAAAAATACCAACATGGAGCAACCAAAAGCAACATTAGAGACCACATTCTATGTTTTTAGGCAAATTTGATTATAGTTCTTGTAtaccaaaattctttttttttttttttgcacaattGGTATAATAATGTAATCTTCCTCAAtctatgtttcttttttagctatcattttattttcttgtttataCTCTGTATCACCACCATTCTTTTCATCTTCATTTAGTTTGACAATAAATATGCTTTGACAACTTGTCATTTAgcaatttcaattcaataatacttacaaaaaaggaaaacaaaaaaaaaaagagaggatctATTTCCATGATAATGAGGATTCGGGATGTATTAGATGGTTGTGTAGATGGTGACTATAGAAAAAATTGGACTATGAAATACaggagagaaaagataagagaaAGGATCGAAGAGAGAGAATAAGAGTTTGTTTTATGTGGTAGCCGTTGTTTTAAAATGAAAGATTAGTCTTAGTTGTAGGCTTTTTAGAAATTATCTATAAGTGAAGGATATTATAGCCATTTTACTGCATGAATGGAGAATAGTGTAATTATTCAAAACTAAGGGAGgtgagtgaaattgtcagaaaccttaaggggaggtttttgaaattatccctttcatTTATCTTGTCCAAAAATTATCACCTCTTTATAACTTCTTTTTTTACCTTCTctagaaatgaaaaaaatactaGCTATGCATGGGATTCTTTATGGCCTTCTTTTATTTCCCATAAACTATCAGCTATTTGTTGCTTTCGTCCATTTGAAAAAACTACAAGTTATTTATGGGTATGATTTTcagtttcaaacaaaaataggcattatataaaaaaaaaccacTAGCTGTTTTTATCTTCATGCTGATTTACATGTCAATAACGTAAGAAGGAAAATGTTGGTAGAGTTTTCTGCCTTAAATTTTAACAATCCGAAGTAGCAACCAAACTGGATATTGTAAACAAATTAATATAACCAACTAAAACGATCAAAAAAGAAGAGGCATAGACTTGTCAAAAGTGCATTCGAAGTGGTCCTTGACATGGCTCCTACTGAATAAGGaccataaataaaataaagcaatGGTACAAAATTTAGAATCCAAAAGTTATAACACTAGTGTCTGCACTTCCGAACGGGTTTTATCCCTTTTTTGTTGGTTCTAACAGAACATACTTCTCACATGTAACTTTCCATCCAAATTGAATGTTATTCTGTCAATTGTCCCTAATTGGCCAAAATTCaggaactttgaggatgaaatgtatTCTTGATGAAACTTTGAGGCCGAAATTGGTCATCAACccaactttgaggatgaaaagtgcatttttccctttgattttataagtttagCAAATTACACTATCAGCATTTACGAATTCTATCATGCTTACAGCAGACATATTTGTTATTTTCCCCAAAGGCAACACTGTTAAATCAGCTAATTGACCCCAAATGAATAAATTGGGAAATCCATCATACTATTGTGAGGTATTTAAAAACTAATTCTTTTGATGATACAATAAGAAAAAGTTTGTGAAACAAAACTTTGGGGTAAAATATCCTGAAAACACAGTGTAGACATAAATATTGACGTAAAATTGAACGTCAAAAATGCAATGCATTTTCTGTCCGGCCCTAAAAGCTCTTGGAGTACCGCCAATGATCTGGTGATTTCCGCGATTTCTCCCTCCTGATTTCCTTGTCTACTTCAATAGCTTGCTCAAGCTCTTCTGCACTGGATTCTCTACATTTCAATTCTTTGACCGGAATACCGTACTTGCTAGCTTCATCAAGAATAGCACTCTTTTGGGGGTTGGTGGGACTGTAAACAACTTCATGGGTGTAAGTCCCTAATTTCCTCAGTACCCAAACGCACCGAACATCAGATGGTTCATCTGATAACACTCCAATAGGATTATCTCCAATTATTCTCATCTTGCCTCTTAAGTCACCATTTACCATACCATTCCATTGATTCTTGAAAAATTTGAATTGATCGGAATGCTTCTTGATATCTTTCTTGATATATGGGATCTGATTTCGTGTAGCCaatttcatttgcatcccaaGCTCTTGTATCTTCTGTGAATGAGTCTCTTGTTGGTTCAGCAACCATGCAAGATGGAGCAATATGGGTTTCAGTGTAGGATAGTCATCCCTTAAGCTCATAGGAGTGGTCATTTTCGTTGATATGCAGACACAAGAAACAACTGcttcttgttttttgttttttgttgatATAGGGAGGGAAAAAACTCCTTGATACTGAATCTTGAGAGATCAAGATTCGAAATAGGGGGAGAGTAGAACTTGAAAAGGGATGGAAATGGGAGAAGAGAAAAGGTTTCTCTGTATCAATACTTAATGAAGATGAAGAGAGATAGAAGAGGGGAAGCGAGAGGAAGGTGTTTGCAGAAGAAAAGTTTGGATTACAGAGAGTATAAGACTGATGATTTGGTTTAATAAGCAGAGAATTGTAGTAGAAAGTATGCGGTTGTAAGAAAGAAATGTAGATAAAGATGTACAGTCGTCCTCAGCTTTGGTTTGGATTCTGTTTTGAAAATAAGCATCAAATACCACCGTTTCTATTAAAGTTTATTCCCAAATCCTAATAAGTAGTGATTTTAATTAATACAATTTCCGAAGTTGTGATTTTTTGGttgcaagtacaaaatgtgtCAGGAAGAGATATAATTGGCCCCATACTAAAGCTATTTCATAACACCATAAATTAAACGGGACAGAAGTTATGGTTAATTATCTTCTAATCCTAATGGTTATATGACTGGAACAAGTTTGCGATTGTGAAGCTTTTGAACTTGTCTTCATGGTATGGGAACGAATTCTAGGGAAAAGAGCTGCCTGATGAGGAAAACACAATCTTTACTTAAATACTACTCTACTAGTTAGCTGTACTTCTTATGGAGTCAATACATGTGTTtgtgggataattttagaaacctcctgTGAGGTTTTGTTACAATTTCACATGTTTCTGTGAAGTTTTGAAAATCTCATATGCCCCtcttatttggaataattttgtaATATATCGGTCtaattttgcaaaatgtgaaataaaaaactGTTTTTGGGATAGAGAATTGAATTTTGTACCAAGAATGCTCTTTTTATTTCCTCCAACaatttttctaaagaaaatattatgtcaattaaaagttgaaatacaaaaataaataaataaatagggCATAGGTGAAATTTTATGCATAATGTAGCATTTACAGGAGCAATCTTAAGATGATTAGAAGCACCAATGGCTACTTCTTGTTACGGCTAATTTTCATGCTAACTGAACAGAATAAAAGTCCAACATCTAAGCCATGTACTATTGTATTTAATAGTTTATGTTGCAACTAAATCCCTTTATATCACTCAATGGCTATTTGTCCACATCATAAACATATTATTTCCATGATCAATAATAAAAAGTATTAAAAAAAGTGTAGGTTTTATGTTACTTGTCCACCTACAACTGATTATAACCTAAACAATATCATCTAAGCGTGATTAGAACATGAACCATGTAAATTATTTATAACCTAAACATGTACCATGCACCATGTTGTTACGAATTAAATTCACATCTCTACCGTCTAAATCTACACCTTTAATGTATTAATCACCTGTGCCATGTAAATTGATTACTTATGCTATTAGTATTAAAAGTTGTATCTTGTGCAGATTTAAGATGGTGGGATGCGGATTTAACCCCTCCTTATTCATTCTTTATCACTTGTTAAAATAGAACATATGAGATTAAAATCACAACCATCTTGTCACTTGCCTACCAATTATTGATCATGAATTCATTAACGTAAAATGTGCCATGACTCACGAGTAGATATAAGATATAACCAATTTGATGTCTTGTATGTCTTGTCAGAATAACGTGCCTTTGTAAACCCAATTTTCTAAAGACAGTCGAATAAGTTTTTTGATTCAGATTAATTCTGTTTTTTGTCATGGAGTGTAGAGAAATTGCAGGGAGATCTTCCCAGTCCAgcttgaaaaaagaagaaggcaTGTTCCAGTTTACAAAGAAGGCGGTGTCGATCAGCTTGAAGAAAGGAGAAGGCGTGACTTTAAAACCACGCCTTTTCCTAGCACAACTGAATTGTGCTTCTGTTATGAGCAAGTGGAGCTGATTATTCTAGAATCCCACATGTCCTTACCTTATTGGCCTGTTTAGAAGTTAGTTAGTCCGGAAATGGCCATCAAAGGATCCTAGTGATAGCtaagttttgtcattttttccAATTGGTTGTAAAAGGAGACTTGGCTCTGCTAGTCTccctcctttctctctctcacatTTTTTGCTTCATTCTTTCCCCTTCACTCTGAATCCGTTGTTTCTGTTTCTGTAATTGATTTCCCAAGTTATTAATGAGAAGCCGAATTCATTATTTTCTTTCAAATTCCTGTTCCATTCAATTTCTTGTTAAGAACTAGTTCACTGCTGCTGCAAATAATCTGTCACCATTGCTGTAATCTGGTTGTATAccataacatttttttcttttatttgtcatAGAAATGTTTTATGTCAAATTGTGTCTTTAGTAACACCAAAGAGAAATGGTACTGTAGTCAATCCGTAACACCTTCTATCAGCAATAGGTCCTAATATTCTTTCTATCAAGGGAGGTATATGagcatttcaaaagtttggGGGGAGACAAGTGAAATAGCGATAAATCTCGTAAACTTAATTACTCATTTTTTTGTCTCCTATTTAGCATGCCTAATTAAAACGAATTAATCAGTCGTATGGATATTCGGGTTTTACCCATGTTCATATTCAACTCTCCACTAACCAATTCTTTTTCCATAATTTCTCTCTTTTAACAACTTAatcattttaaataaattttaattatattttgttacattttcctctctcttctaacaaactttattattatttttttttataaattgacttaatttattttatccaTATATATCATTTTATTTGGTGTTATTTTAATTGTTACTTCATTAATGTTGCTAGAAACTTCCCTTCGTGAAGAAAATATGCTTTGGCATCTTTGATATTTAGTTGAATAAAGACGCATAGTTTTTGgcttttaattatatataaagttaataatttattcaaaGATTAATACACTACTTGAAAACCTAGATACAAAATATAAGTATTCACaaatatataagaaaattatttttcttttgaactcttcatgcttacATAAATTCACAACTAATACTAATATAAAAAGAAACCTTTCTACAGGTTGAAATGCCTGTATGGCAATTGGTCATGATAGTCAAATCCCATGTTTGAAGTCATCTAGAAAACTGATGAAGCTTACAGAAAGAAACCAACTACAACCAAGAAGTCACCAGAAGGATTAGCACTGCTCTTCCTGATCTGATTACCTCGATCCAATACCTTCTTTTCCTTCTCGTCCATAGGAGCCATAAGTTGTTCAAGTTCATGGAACTCCGAATCTTCAACACGGGGCACATTTCTCAACAAGCTTGGCATCATCTTTGAATCTGCAGTTAAAAGCCCCTGCTTTTGCCCCAATTTCCTTAAAATCTAGTTCTTCTTGCTTGGCTTAATTCTTTTGGCTTCGTCCCGCAAACAAATCACATGCTGGAACCGTTGCAGATATTTCGGACTTCTTCTTGATCATCATGCCGGaactctcattttcttcttcttctttgtcatGCCTCACAGGCAGTGATAAAGACAATGGCAAATCCATCTGATTCGGATCACACCCGTTCCTCTTTTTACCACCAAGCATATATTGTACTTCTTGATGATCATCATATCATGCATGATTAGTGCTTTAACATTTGAGCTATGTCCGAACTCTGACGAAAGAGATGAATCTTGAGGAATTATCAATGTAATTCAGCAATGTtattgaaagaaaaagggagaaagagAGCGAATGAGATGGAGAACTGAATAAAAGGGGGATTTGTTGCAACTGAACGAAATTGATTTTACATAAAGAAACTACACATAAACAAGCACTCCAAACATGACGGTCTCAATAACAACAGAATAGCtctgttgaattggattttcaAACGCTAAACTATAATCAACTGGGCTCTGGGAGGTAGTTTCCTCTGAAGCTCCTTCGCACTTAGTAAAGCAGCTTCCCTGTTCCCTGGCATTGGACAGAGCTCTTCATTCCATGATGTTCGAGTATAACGAGGAATTCGGCAATCAACTATGATCTTCTCTAGTGAAATGGCAGTCTCGAGCAAATAATTGGCAAGCTGAACATCGGTCTTGATCCCAGCCCAACCAACAAATTCGATCACGTTGAGACACTTGTGACTGTATCTCCTTGCTTGCTCTTCCCACTCCTTCTCACACACGTCTAACATTCCTTGGTTTCTAAATACTTCTGGATTTGATAAGGTTTGGTGTCTTGTTGCCCAATCAATGTCATACTTCAATGTCAGCGTAATTAGTCCAGGAGATGCACCTATGATGGAGCTGAAGAAGAGAGCACTTTCATCGGCAACTGCTACAAATTTCAATTCCAagtgcttaaggttgctgaatTTCGGAAAATTAGATGGAAAACCTACGCATCTTGCTGAACCCTACACTCGAGATGTTAAAAGCAGAAGTTAATGGTTAAAAGCAAACCAGCACTAGCGAACAATTTAGGAAACAAAGACAAACAAGTAGCACATAAATAAAAATGCAGAAACTGTTAATCGATATTACCGTGAACCTCAGATCCAATTCCAGTTTCTCCAGCCGAGAGAGATACAAAGAACTTGGAGAATTGATGATGAACTTCTCACAGTATTGATTACTAAAGGAAACTAAAGCGAGTTCTGGAACTTCTATTAGGCATATGTTTATCCTTGGCCCGGCGTATTTGAAAGATACAAGACTTGCAGCTGAAACCTCAACATTCTGCAACTTCTGGCAATATCCAATCTCCAAGTGCTTCAACTTGAGTGACTGACCCGAAACTCTGAAGTTTTGCAGAGAGGAAGAATTTTCCACCGTTAGTTGCTCGAGGAAAGGACATGTTGATAAGAAGTATGCCAGATCTTCTTCAGTTATCGAAACAGACTTCAAGCACAGGACTGTTAGTCTGTCAAAACTCGGAAAATCAGAAGGTAAATCCAGCAACCAGGACGGGAAAGTATAGACACTATCAGAACACGTATAACATCCGGCAGCTGCAGTCAGATCCACTTCAAGCCTTTGGACTCTTTTCACGATGGCAAAGTCGATCCATTTA
This region of Coffea arabica cultivar ET-39 chromosome 3c, Coffea Arabica ET-39 HiFi, whole genome shotgun sequence genomic DNA includes:
- the LOC140037949 gene encoding F-box/LRR-repeat protein At3g26922-like, whose product is MEKKAKKARSAPPQSRQMDWIDQLPEEILGNILSRMAMKEATRTSILSRRWRNLWKVYGSHLDFDASETMRLMFDGVKERHIEAPKYRDWVNQVLDSHEGSSLERLRIAFDLGGSYIYATAVDKWIDFAIVKRVQRLEVDLTAAAGCYTCSDSVYTFPSWLLDLPSDFPSFDRLTVLCLKSVSITEEDLAYFLSTCPFLEQLTVENSSSLQNFRVSGQSLKLKHLEIGYCQKLQNVEVSAASLVSFKYAGPRINICLIEVPELALVSFSNQYCEKFIINSPSSLYLSRLEKLELDLRFTGSARCVGFPSNFPKFSNLKHLELKFVAVADESALFFSSIIGASPGLITLTLKYDIDWATRHQTLSNPEVFRNQGMLDVCEKEWEEQARRYSHKCLNVIEFVGWAGIKTDVQLANYLLETAISLEKIIVDCRIPRYTRTSWNEELCPMPGNREAALLSAKELQRKLPPRAQLIIV